Genomic DNA from uncultured Acetobacterium sp.:
CAATTAAACTTAACAATCGAACCTTTTAGCGATCCTGCCTCTTTTGCCTTCAGTTCTATTTCACCAGCGAATTTCTTTTGATAGGTTTTATAATCGCTTTCCACTTCCACATAGCGCAGATTTTCTGAGGTTTTAAAAACACGTATCTGGTATGTGCCGCCATTTTCATCAGACACCTTGCCGTTTGTACCGCTATAATTTACATCATCTTCAAGCTCGGCCTGGAGGATCGCCATTGCATTTTTTCCTGTCAAAATACATAGCTGATAATCCTGATTTAATGTATTTGCTTGCAACTCTGCCATTCCCTGAGTTAGAATATAAGCCACACCCCCAGCCAGCAGCGCGATTACCACCAAAACCAATGGCAGTATAAATCCATCTTCTCCACACAGTGTCTTTCTCATAATATTACTACCGTTCTTCCATGTTTAATGGTCGTCTTCCGTTGATAGATTTCGCCGTCAATGGCCAGTGTGTAGTTCAGCAGAATTTCTTTATTTGCCCCCAAGGTCAGCGAAAATGACTTAATATTATCGGCAAATTGACTGTTTCCTCCTGATCCAATCGGGTTCAAACCATTTTTATAGACCTTATACCGACGTAAAAAACCATTATTATATTGATAATAATTATAATACAACTCCGGATTTTCCATATCCTGGAGATAAATCCGGTTGTTTACAAAATAAATTGTTTCAGATTTCAAAATTTGTTTTTGAAAATATAAATTAAGATATCGCTCACTGTAAAATAATTTCTGATTAATTTGCGTTTTTTCTTTAATGGTGTTCACAAAGATGAGACCTGACAAGAGCAGCCCAAGCACCAATGAAATAACCATCAATGATGTCAGAACTTCAATCAGCGAAAAACCTTGATTTTTTCTAAGTATCTGGTGTCTCATCTTGCCTCCAGAATATTTTAATATCAAATTCCTTATCCCTACTGTTAAGACCTTTGTGTAAAATCTTAAGCTGATATAAGTTAGTTTGGGTTTCTTGTTTGATTTCTTGCAGCTGATAGTCGGGATAATTGCTTTTTAAAATAAAATCAACGTGTTCACTAAGACTTCGGGCTGTACCATCCATTAAACTTAAATTAATCTCGTCGGTGATACTATTGATTTCCAGCGACTGTTCATAAATTGTTTTGGATACCATTTCTGTTTTGATTGCCATTCCATAGAGCCCTAAAATCATGGCCAAACCAAATCCACAAACCGCGATGGCAATAATCGCTTCTACCAATGTATACCCATTTCGGGATTTTTGTAGCTGCTTGCCGATTTTGCTGATTCTATGGGCCATCTAAATAAATCCTTCCATTACCAACCTGAACAACAATTTTTTTGACAGCCCCATCTAAACTGGTTAGATAGAGTGTCCCACCCTGGGATACCGTTCCATGTTCATAAAGATTTAAAACCGCAGCTCCAGTAAAATCTCCAGAAAACGTCAATGTTTTCACCGGTACATAAACTTTATGATTCACCCGATCTTTTGTCCAGGAAACTTGAACGCCACCATCCAAAAATCGAACCTGGCGACGATAACCATCCATGATTGCTTCATTTTGATACTCCAGCAACGTAAAGAGAATTTGCTCGCATTCTGACTCATAAGCGTCCTTGCTTATGCGATCACCGCTGCCAAATGCCGTCGTAAGCATGGCTACGGTGAGCAGTGACAAAATCGACAACGAAATCAATAATTCCATAATCGTATAACCATTTTTAGATCTTAGAATTTTTTTATTCATACTCTTTTTATTCATGATCTCTCTAAATAACCCACTTTTGTATTCGTTTACATTCGATGTGTTTTTATTTCACCGAATCGATCAATGTTATCTTGTTTGTCGCCGCATCGTAACTGAAGCTTTTTCCTTTACTAACGGCCAGCAATTCCGTACTTTTAATATAACCAACCCGATTCAGTTCGGTGATCAATTCATTAAAAGAATCGACACTTGCTGGTATCTTTCCAATTTCAGCTTGATAAAGTTCAATCGCACTTTCAACAATTCGAATATTCGCTAAATCTGTTTTTTTCTGAGCGTTTTCAAGAACACCAGTAAACTGTGGGATTGCCAAAGCTGCCAGCGCTCCTAAAATAGCAATCACGACAATAATTTCCATCAATGTAAAGCCTGACACATTATTTAGCTGCTTGACTGATTTGCTTTTATTTCCCACTTTTAATCCCCTATCTCTTTTTATTTGATATTACCACTATTGGAAAATAAAAAAAAGAGTAAAATTTAAACTTTACTCTTCGATTAACGGCAGTCAAAATAAACTATTTCTATAATTCCCAAACTTTTTTGAGGATATCAATTCCCTCGTAAATTTCGGTATCGGTTAATGAACCATATCCCAACAATACCATGCTTCGATAATTTTCTGGAAGTCCGTGGATAAAATAAGGGGAAACCGGATAAACCTTAACACCACCATCTAAAGCACGCACATACATCTCCTCCTCTGTCAGTCCGTTGTTCAGCTGTACCAGAAGGTGATGACCGGCATTCTCACCAGTTATTTTAACCCGATTGCCCCATTGTTTTAAAGCATTCATTAAAACGATCCGCTTTTCTTTGTAAACTTTTCTCATTTTGTTGACATGCTTTTCGAAAACACCATCGGCAATAAAAGCAGCAATCATTTTCTGCTCCAGACTGGAAACCGGAGAACTGATTGCATCCGCAATTTTCAGATAATTCTTTAATAAAACCTCAGGTAAAACCATATAACTAATCCGAATTGACGGAGCAATGGATTTTGAAAAGGTACCGATATAAATGACCTTGCCATTACTATCAATACTTTGAAGTGATGGCAGGGGCTTTTCATTGTAGCGAAATTCACTGTCATAATCATCCTCAATGATATAGCTTTCAGCTTCTTGATTGGCATAATTCAGCAGTTTAATCCGCCGATCAATGGGCATGCTCATTCCCAGCGGGAATTGATGGGACGGCGTAACATAAACCGCCACGTCAGTATGGTCTTTTAATGGTTCAATTTGTATCCCCTTTTCATCAATATCAACAGAAATGACCGGGTTCCCCATTTTTTCAAAAATATTGTATGCTTTCAGATAAACCGGATTTTCCAAGACAATAAATTTATTCCGTCCCCATAGCAAACCCAATATTTGCAGCAAATGATCGGTTCCCGATCCGATAATGATCTGCTCCTCAGTACAACGCACTCCGCGGGATCGATAAAGTAAATCCACCAGCGCTTTTCGCAGCTCCAACTCCCCCTGAATATCCGGCTTATTTAATAAATTAAAATCATATTCATTAAAGGTTGACTTGAATATTTTACGGAACGCCTCATAAGGGAAAATACGACGGTCAATTGCATTGGGTGAAAAATCAATTTTGATGGCCTCAGATTTTATCGTTCTAATATTTTTTTCTTGAACACAGGCCTTTTGCTCCAATAAATAGGTGTCAATCTCGCAAACAAAATATCCCCTTTTGGGAATAGCCTCAAGATATCCCTCAGCCACCAGCTGACTATAAGCCGTATCCACCGTATTAACACTCACCGCCAGATGACTGGCCAAACTCCGTTTTGAAGGGAGCTTTTCCCCATATTTTAAGCTGCCATCGGTAATTTCCTTTTTAATAAATTCGTATATCTCCACATAAAGAAACTCGCCCTTATTTTTAAACGGTATCGTAATCATCACAGCTCCTTATCTGAACCCATAGTACTAATATAAACTGATACTTTTTACAGGTTCAATTCTATCATATAATGATATAATTTAAAAAGCAAAAGTGAATCAAGGAGATCCAAATGCAAACTAAACAAAAGCGGGTTGCCGCTATTCATGATATTTCCTGCGTGGGCCGCTGTTCGCTAACCGTGGCTTTGCCCATTATCTCCGCCGCCGGATTTGACACCAGTGTCTTGCCAACGGCTGTTTTATCCACGCACACCGGAGGTTTTGAAAACTTTACTTACCGGGATTTAACTGCCGACATCCGTCCTATTTCTGATCACTGGCAATCCCTTAATCTAGAATTTGATGCCTTATACAGCGGTTTTTTAGGTTCATTTGAACAGATTGATCTGGTTGCAACGCTGTTTGACACCTTTCAAACAGAAAAAACCCTGATTCTGGTTGATCCGGTGATGGCTGATCATGGCGAGCTCTATTCAATTTATACTCAGGAAATGGCCAAAGGCATGACCAAGCTTTGTGCCAAAGCGGATATTATCGTACCCAATCTCACCGAAGCGGCCTTCTTATTGGACGAACCCTATGTCGGTGAAAACTATGATCAAAACTATGTTGAAGAACTGCTGGTTAAATTATCTCAATTGGGTTCTAAAAAAGTAGTGCTAACCGGCATTTCATTTGATGACTCAAAGCTTGGTGCCGCTACCTATGACGCCGATGCCAATACCTTTGATTATGCTTTCAATGACCGGATATCCGATTTTTTCCATGGTACCGGCGATATCTTTGGGAGTACCCTGCTTTCAGCGCTGCTAAACGATTTTAGTTTGAAAGACTCCTCTCAAATTGCAGTTGACTATACCCGGGAATGTATTATCAAAACAGTCGAACTCAATCAGGAAAAACGTTATGGTGTCTGTTTTGAACGTGCCATCCCCTACCTGATCAAACGATTGGGATTATAATTTCTTATAATCCTCACTGCAACGAAACGAATAAAGGGCGATCAATGATCGCCCTTTATTCGTTTCACCTAGTCTTCGTTCATCTGATCCAGTTTCTCATTGATCATCTCATAAGGATAACCCCGACCCATCAGGCTTTTTTTAATCCGAAACATCAAATCCTTACCCTGAGCGCCCTTATTCCCATGGGTCCTGGCATATTTTTCGTAATCCCGATTTAATTTTTCTCTTAATTTCTTTTCAGCAACAGCAATTTCTTCCTCACTTAACTCGGGAGGTTCTTCCTCTGAAATCAATATCCGGATAATATCCAGGATCATATCATTGGGATAGCCCATTCTTCCCAACTTATCATAAAGTTTTTTTCGTTTTTGAGCAGTGGTTTGTCCATTCAAGGTTCGCAAATTTTTCTTGGCAACCGCTTCGCAGCTTTTATATTCCTCTTCCTTTGGGAAAAGATCTTCCAGCGTAAGCAGTAATTCATCGCTAATTCCGCGTTTTTTTAAATCCTGAAGCATTCGTCGGGATCCGTAATAATTCAGATATCGATTGTTTTCCACATAATTTTTCAGATAAACCACATCATCAATGTATCGATATTCTCCCAACTTTGCGATCACCTGATTGATGATTTCAGCCGCCACATCCTTTTTCTTGAGGTATTCGACCATTTCACTGGTAGTTCGGGACTTAAATGACAGGTATTTTACTGCCAAATCCATCGCTTTTTCCTTTGTGATTGTTGCCATTTTCTTCCTCCTAAAAAAAATCACCAACATTAGCCGGTGATTTTCAGATTGAACTTGTAATTGTTATTTTGTATGTGCTTTTAAGTCAGCAAGCATCGTCGAAAAGTCTTTTGTGTCTGACAGGGGTACCATTGCTTCGACACATTCCAACTTGCCGATATTTTTATTTTCATTTATATTTTTATAAGCCTCAATCAGATTCTGAGCTTCCTCCAATGATGTCGAAGTTCCTATTTTTACCCCATCTAAAATGACCGATGCTCCATTTACATAAAGTTCAATTCCCTTACTGTTCAAAACTTTGATACAGGTATCAAAATCCATGGGATCCTCAACTCTTGCCGGAATCAGTTCAAACCCATCGCCCAAATGAAGGTTGTCATAATTATAGCATGCAACAAGATCCTTCTCAATCCGATCTACCGCTGATTTAAATACACTGGAAGTTTGTACATAACCAAGACTTTCGCCATGATAAAATACTTCATATCCCTGAGTCTGCGCACTAACAACCCCTACTGAAGCCATAATAAACAAAATCATAATGGTTACAATTGTACTTCTCTGTCTTTTTTTCTTTCGTCTAATTTTGCGTTTTTCGCGTTCAATCTTTACAGATTCATCCATTTATTTACCTCTTGTTGTTATTCGTTACGTTTTCGTTACATTATGATACCATATCCACACAACTTCCGCAAGATTTTTCGCAAAAAAAGACACCGTTTTTACGGTGTTAAGACTATAGACATTCAAATAAAGTAGTACCGACAATTGTTACATCATGTTGTATGCATCAAGGCGGACACGGCGATAGCCTGTCCGATCTTGCAGCATACAACAGATTAACAATTGGTCGGTACGGTAGTGTTATTTCTAAATATAATCGCCGGTGCTGATACTGAAGTAATTGCTGATTGGCTGTGCTTCATCATTTACTCTTACTTCAAAATGGACATGATTAGCGGTTGATGAACCTGTTGATCCCATACCACCAATGCGTTGACCCTGGGTTACGGTTTGACCTTCTGATACATCCACTGAGCTAAAATGCCCATATAATGTGGAATAGCCATTGCCGTGATCAATAATCACGCATTTTCCATAGCCGCCATACCAGCTGGATAAGGTAACTGTTCCTGAAGCAGCCGCATAAACCGAAGTGCCTTCGCTGTTGAGGATATCCACAGCTGCGCCACGATAATGATTACTGTAATAACCGCCATCATAGTTTCTAAAAATTTCGCCAACTCGACCACTGGCTGGCAGAATAAACTGAGCCTGAGGTGTTTCGGCTGCCGGTTCTGCGACGGGAACTTCAACTACCGGACTTTCCGACACCGGCGCTTCTGCCACTGGCGCTTCGGCCACCGGGTTTTCCTGAACCGGGGTCTCCACAGCTGGGGTTTCGACGATGGGTGCCTCTACCACTGGTGCCTCTACTACTGGGGTTTCAGTTACCGGGGTTTCTGCCACTGGCGTTGTCTCTGTGATTGGCACATCAACTTCCTGGGCGGCTATCACCGGGGACTCTAAAACGGGTGTTTCGACTGTCGGTACTTCTACCGAAGCAGCCGAAAGTGTCGTATTGTCGGCAACGCTAGCGGTATTTCGGGCGGGTTCTTCCGAATATCCATTCCCAGCCGGTGTTTCAACAGTTACTGCCAGCATTGACGTTTCTGGTTCCTGTGTATCTTCCGTTTGTTGAAGACTATCGGCCTGGGCCACT
This window encodes:
- a CDS encoding prepilin-type N-terminal cleavage/methylation domain-containing protein, with translation MRHQILRKNQGFSLIEVLTSLMVISLVLGLLLSGLIFVNTIKEKTQINQKLFYSERYLNLYFQKQILKSETIYFVNNRIYLQDMENPELYYNYYQYNNGFLRRYKVYKNGLNPIGSGGNSQFADNIKSFSLTLGANKEILLNYTLAIDGEIYQRKTTIKHGRTVVIL
- a CDS encoding prepilin-type N-terminal cleavage/methylation domain-containing protein, which gives rise to MAHRISKIGKQLQKSRNGYTLVEAIIAIAVCGFGLAMILGLYGMAIKTEMVSKTIYEQSLEINSITDEINLSLMDGTARSLSEHVDFILKSNYPDYQLQEIKQETQTNLYQLKILHKGLNSRDKEFDIKIFWRQDETPDT
- a CDS encoding prepilin-type N-terminal cleavage/methylation domain-containing protein — translated: MNKKILRSKNGYTIMELLISLSILSLLTVAMLTTAFGSGDRISKDAYESECEQILFTLLEYQNEAIMDGYRRQVRFLDGGVQVSWTKDRVNHKVYVPVKTLTFSGDFTGAAVLNLYEHGTVSQGGTLYLTSLDGAVKKIVVQVGNGRIYLDGP
- a CDS encoding prepilin-type N-terminal cleavage/methylation domain-containing protein, with the protein product MGNKSKSVKQLNNVSGFTLMEIIVVIAILGALAALAIPQFTGVLENAQKKTDLANIRIVESAIELYQAEIGKIPASVDSFNELITELNRVGYIKSTELLAVSKGKSFSYDAATNKITLIDSVK
- a CDS encoding PLP-dependent aminotransferase family protein, whose product is MITIPFKNKGEFLYVEIYEFIKKEITDGSLKYGEKLPSKRSLASHLAVSVNTVDTAYSQLVAEGYLEAIPKRGYFVCEIDTYLLEQKACVQEKNIRTIKSEAIKIDFSPNAIDRRIFPYEAFRKIFKSTFNEYDFNLLNKPDIQGELELRKALVDLLYRSRGVRCTEEQIIIGSGTDHLLQILGLLWGRNKFIVLENPVYLKAYNIFEKMGNPVISVDIDEKGIQIEPLKDHTDVAVYVTPSHQFPLGMSMPIDRRIKLLNYANQEAESYIIEDDYDSEFRYNEKPLPSLQSIDSNGKVIYIGTFSKSIAPSIRISYMVLPEVLLKNYLKIADAISSPVSSLEQKMIAAFIADGVFEKHVNKMRKVYKEKRIVLMNALKQWGNRVKITGENAGHHLLVQLNNGLTEEEMYVRALDGGVKVYPVSPYFIHGLPENYRSMVLLGYGSLTDTEIYEGIDILKKVWEL
- a CDS encoding pyridoxamine kinase, whose protein sequence is MQTKQKRVAAIHDISCVGRCSLTVALPIISAAGFDTSVLPTAVLSTHTGGFENFTYRDLTADIRPISDHWQSLNLEFDALYSGFLGSFEQIDLVATLFDTFQTEKTLILVDPVMADHGELYSIYTQEMAKGMTKLCAKADIIVPNLTEAAFLLDEPYVGENYDQNYVEELLVKLSQLGSKKVVLTGISFDDSKLGAATYDADANTFDYAFNDRISDFFHGTGDIFGSTLLSALLNDFSLKDSSQIAVDYTRECIIKTVELNQEKRYGVCFERAIPYLIKRLGL
- a CDS encoding RecX family transcriptional regulator translates to MATITKEKAMDLAVKYLSFKSRTTSEMVEYLKKKDVAAEIINQVIAKLGEYRYIDDVVYLKNYVENNRYLNYYGSRRMLQDLKKRGISDELLLTLEDLFPKEEEYKSCEAVAKKNLRTLNGQTTAQKRKKLYDKLGRMGYPNDMILDIIRILISEEEPPELSEEEIAVAEKKLREKLNRDYEKYARTHGNKGAQGKDLMFRIKKSLMGRGYPYEMINEKLDQMNED
- a CDS encoding peptidoglycan DD-metalloendopeptidase family protein, translating into MEKTQNIFEKVRARLKKYRFNWSTQKVEHDEFVESEHVNYADTKSNDKRKLFKLRGSAVVVSTFLVLLGAGAVDAQTRAYEVIYKGTSIGCVDDLRVLETAVSDANKGKSGRINRGGTDYEIRPTRATEVLTTAEVAKEIVEIRTQEKVEVAQADSLQQTEDTQEPETSMLAVTVETPAGNGYSEEPARNTASVADNTTLSAASVEVPTVETPVLESPVIAAQEVDVPITETTPVAETPVTETPVVEAPVVEAPIVETPAVETPVQENPVAEAPVAEAPVSESPVVEVPVAEPAAETPQAQFILPASGRVGEIFRNYDGGYYSNHYRGAAVDILNSEGTSVYAAASGTVTLSSWYGGYGKCVIIDHGNGYSTLYGHFSSVDVSEGQTVTQGQRIGGMGSTGSSTANHVHFEVRVNDEAQPISNYFSISTGDYI